One window of Cellulomonas shaoxiangyii genomic DNA carries:
- a CDS encoding catalase, which translates to MADDDKILTTRQGHPVQNNQNQRTVGSRGPATLENYHFLEKISHFDRERIPERVVHARGFVAYGEFEATGKIGDEPASRYTRAKLFAEPGKKTEVAIRFSTVIGGRDSSEVARDPRGFAVKFYTEDGNWDVVGNNLAVFFIRDAIKFPDVIHSLKPDPVTFRQEPNRIFDFMSQTPESMHMLTHLFSPRGIPATYRHMEGFGVNTYKMVNAAGETVLVKFHWHPRQGVASLTDEEAAKVQGQDLGSASRDLYGAIERGDFPQWDMYVQIMSDDEHPELDWDPLDDTKIWPEDQFPLRHMGVMTLNRNVKDHHNENEQIAMGTGVIVDGLDFSDDKMLVGRTFSYSDTQRYRVGPNYLQLPVNQPRGRDGAVHTNQRGGQMSYGVDLHPSQNPHVNYEPSVHGGLHEAERQPNQPPEIHGHLVQAPLERTNDYAQARARFETMNDWERDELVKTLGGLLADCERDVQERMLWHLFMVHDDYGRRVGEVLGMTAADVRHLEPLATQRLTDAERTRLANLGANGDGIDSRRWGTWTSSVVNHKVTAEDVLSGTLGRLPYTDPRESAAS; encoded by the coding sequence ATGGCAGACGACGACAAGATCCTCACGACGCGCCAGGGCCACCCGGTCCAGAACAACCAGAACCAGCGCACCGTCGGCAGCCGCGGACCCGCGACGCTGGAGAACTACCACTTCCTCGAGAAGATCAGCCACTTCGACCGCGAGCGCATCCCGGAGCGTGTGGTCCACGCCCGCGGGTTCGTCGCCTACGGCGAGTTCGAGGCGACCGGCAAGATCGGCGACGAGCCGGCGTCGCGCTACACCCGCGCGAAGCTGTTCGCCGAGCCCGGCAAGAAGACCGAGGTCGCCATCCGGTTCTCCACGGTGATCGGCGGCCGGGACTCCTCCGAGGTCGCCCGCGACCCGCGCGGGTTCGCCGTGAAGTTCTACACGGAGGACGGCAACTGGGACGTCGTCGGCAACAACCTCGCGGTCTTCTTCATCCGCGACGCGATCAAGTTCCCCGACGTCATCCACTCGCTGAAGCCGGACCCGGTCACGTTCCGCCAGGAGCCGAACCGCATCTTCGACTTCATGAGCCAGACGCCCGAGTCGATGCACATGCTGACGCACCTGTTCAGCCCGCGTGGCATCCCGGCGACGTACCGGCACATGGAGGGCTTCGGCGTCAACACCTACAAGATGGTGAACGCCGCGGGCGAGACCGTGCTGGTGAAGTTCCACTGGCACCCCCGCCAGGGTGTGGCCTCGCTGACCGACGAGGAGGCCGCGAAGGTCCAGGGGCAGGACCTCGGCTCGGCGTCGAGGGACCTGTACGGGGCGATCGAGCGCGGCGACTTCCCGCAGTGGGACATGTACGTGCAGATCATGTCGGACGACGAGCACCCCGAGCTGGACTGGGACCCGCTGGACGACACGAAGATCTGGCCCGAGGACCAGTTCCCGCTGCGGCACATGGGCGTCATGACGCTGAACCGCAACGTCAAGGACCACCACAACGAGAACGAGCAGATCGCCATGGGCACCGGCGTGATCGTCGACGGCCTGGACTTCTCGGACGACAAGATGCTGGTCGGGCGCACGTTCAGCTACTCGGACACCCAGCGGTACCGCGTGGGCCCGAACTACCTGCAGCTGCCGGTCAACCAGCCGCGCGGCCGCGACGGCGCCGTCCACACGAACCAGCGTGGTGGGCAGATGTCCTACGGCGTGGACCTGCACCCGTCGCAGAACCCGCACGTGAACTACGAGCCGTCGGTCCACGGCGGCCTGCACGAGGCGGAGCGCCAGCCGAACCAGCCGCCGGAGATCCACGGGCACCTCGTCCAGGCGCCGCTCGAGCGCACGAACGACTACGCGCAGGCGCGCGCCCGCTTCGAGACGATGAACGACTGGGAGCGCGACGAGCTCGTCAAGACGCTCGGCGGCCTCCTGGCCGACTGCGAGCGCGACGTGCAGGAGCGCATGCTCTGGCACCTGTTCATGGTCCACGACGACTACGGCCGCCGTGTCGGCGAGGTCCTGGGCATGACCGCGGCGGACGTCCGGCACCTCGAGCCGCTGGCGACGCAGCGCCTCACCGACGCCGAGCGCACGCGCCTGGCGAACCTCGGTGCGAACG
- a CDS encoding trimeric intracellular cation channel family protein, producing the protein MDTTSGIFLVLDLTGTFAFALSGALTAIKVVRLDIVGVVTLGMLTALGGGVIRDVMLHALPPATFDDWRYLAVAASGGLVAFLFGRGLDRWAMPIVVLDAAGLSLFAVSGALKGLELGAGSAQAVLLGAITAVGGGTLRDVLIGRIPAVLTSGLYAIPALAGATVLVAAEGLGVPELPAAVGGAVVCFVIRMLGVHYDIDAPGPPGFRPAAS; encoded by the coding sequence GTGGACACGACCTCCGGGATCTTCCTGGTCCTCGACCTGACGGGGACGTTCGCCTTCGCGCTGAGCGGTGCCCTGACGGCGATCAAGGTCGTGCGCCTCGACATCGTCGGCGTCGTCACCCTGGGCATGCTCACCGCGCTCGGCGGCGGGGTGATCCGCGACGTCATGCTGCACGCGTTGCCCCCCGCCACCTTCGACGACTGGCGGTACCTGGCGGTGGCGGCGTCCGGGGGTCTGGTGGCCTTCCTCTTCGGCCGCGGGCTGGACCGGTGGGCGATGCCGATCGTCGTGCTCGACGCCGCCGGCCTGAGCCTCTTCGCGGTGAGCGGTGCGCTCAAGGGACTCGAGCTCGGTGCGGGGTCCGCCCAGGCGGTGCTGCTGGGCGCGATCACCGCGGTGGGGGGCGGCACGCTGCGCGACGTCCTCATCGGCCGGATCCCGGCGGTGCTGACCAGCGGGCTGTACGCGATCCCCGCACTGGCCGGGGCGACGGTCCTGGTCGCGGCGGAAGGCCTCGGCGTCCCCGAGCTGCCCGCCGCCGTGGGCGGCGCGGTCGTGTGCTTCGTGATCCGCATGCTCGGCGTGCACTACGACATCGACGCGCCCGGCCCGCCGGGGTTCCGGCCTGCGGCCTCCTGA
- a CDS encoding DUF885 domain-containing protein — translation MVTSPPSPSAPTARQVADRWVETLADLDPTVGTALGTRPDDRRMPDLSPAGAEEKAAASRRVLVELDASQVLDDDDRRCATLLRERLEAQLAVHEAGEHLAALRPLASPVHALQSVFLMMPTATAHDWDVVADRMAQVPAAADGFRASLEEGLRRGVRSAPRQAEAVVGQLGDWLAAGDGRGWHAGFVTGAEAAGVGDALRGRLDGAAVAAADGVERLRAWIAERYLPAVGDVPDAVGRERYRLAARLHTGADLDLDEAYAWGREELARIDAEMVAEADRVRPGASAQQALAHLDEHGEAVEGVEEVRAWLQRMMDDAIAELDGTVVDVAEPVRRVEAMIAPPGAAAAPYYTRPSLDFSRPGRTWLPTLGRDRFPTWDLISTWYHEGVPGHHLQLGQWAYRAGDLSVFQTSVGSIPATTEGWALYAERLMDELGYLRAPGARLGYLDGQRMRAVRVVIDIGMHLGLEVPAEHATHGGERWTADRAEAFFAGRSGSPAAFVHSEIERYLGWPGQAISYKLGERAWLAGRQAARDRREAAGETFDLRAWHTAALGLGSLGLDDLERELAAL, via the coding sequence ATGGTCACCTCCCCGCCGTCCCCGTCCGCCCCCACCGCACGTCAGGTCGCCGACCGCTGGGTCGAGACCCTCGCCGACCTCGACCCCACGGTCGGCACGGCGCTCGGGACGCGGCCGGACGACCGGCGCATGCCCGACCTCTCACCCGCGGGCGCCGAGGAGAAGGCGGCGGCGTCGCGCCGGGTGCTCGTCGAGCTCGACGCGTCCCAGGTGCTCGACGACGACGACCGGCGCTGCGCCACCCTGCTGCGCGAACGGCTCGAGGCGCAGCTCGCGGTGCACGAGGCGGGCGAGCACCTGGCCGCGCTGCGGCCGCTGGCGTCGCCCGTGCACGCGCTGCAGTCCGTCTTCCTGATGATGCCCACCGCGACGGCGCACGACTGGGACGTGGTCGCGGACCGCATGGCGCAGGTCCCGGCGGCGGCCGACGGCTTCCGCGCGTCGCTCGAGGAGGGCCTGCGCCGGGGCGTGCGCAGCGCGCCGCGTCAGGCCGAGGCCGTCGTCGGGCAGCTCGGCGACTGGCTCGCGGCGGGCGACGGGCGCGGCTGGCACGCGGGCTTCGTGACGGGTGCGGAGGCGGCCGGTGTCGGCGACGCGCTGCGCGGGCGGCTCGACGGCGCCGCCGTGGCCGCCGCCGACGGGGTCGAGCGGCTGCGGGCCTGGATCGCCGAGCGGTACCTGCCCGCGGTCGGCGACGTGCCGGACGCCGTCGGGCGCGAGCGCTACCGGCTCGCGGCGCGCCTGCACACCGGGGCCGATCTCGACCTCGACGAGGCCTACGCGTGGGGCCGCGAGGAGCTGGCCCGCATCGACGCCGAGATGGTGGCCGAGGCCGACCGCGTCCGGCCCGGGGCGTCGGCCCAGCAGGCGCTCGCGCACCTCGACGAGCACGGCGAGGCGGTGGAGGGCGTCGAGGAGGTCCGCGCGTGGTTGCAGCGGATGATGGACGACGCCATCGCCGAGCTCGACGGGACGGTCGTCGACGTGGCGGAGCCGGTGCGTCGCGTGGAGGCGATGATCGCCCCGCCCGGCGCGGCGGCGGCGCCGTACTACACGCGCCCGTCCCTCGACTTCTCGCGCCCGGGCCGGACGTGGCTCCCGACGCTCGGCCGGGACCGCTTCCCGACCTGGGACCTCATCAGCACCTGGTACCACGAGGGCGTCCCCGGTCACCACCTCCAGCTGGGCCAGTGGGCGTACCGCGCCGGTGACCTGTCGGTCTTCCAGACGTCGGTCGGCTCCATCCCGGCGACGACCGAGGGGTGGGCGCTCTACGCCGAGCGCCTCATGGACGAGCTCGGGTACCTGCGGGCACCCGGTGCGCGCCTCGGGTACCTCGACGGGCAGCGGATGCGCGCGGTCCGCGTCGTCATCGACATCGGCATGCACCTGGGTCTGGAGGTCCCCGCGGAGCACGCCACGCACGGCGGCGAGCGGTGGACGGCCGACCGTGCCGAGGCGTTCTTCGCCGGGCGCAGCGGGTCGCCGGCCGCGTTCGTGCACAGCGAGATCGAGCGCTACCTCGGCTGGCCCGGGCAGGCCATCAGCTACAAGCTCGGCGAGCGGGCCTGGCTCGCCGGCCGGCAGGCGGCGCGCGACCGGCGGGAGGCAGCGGGGGAGACGTTCGACCTGCGCGCGTGGCACACCGCGGCGCTGGGCCTCGGCTCGCTCGGGCTCGACGACCTCGAGCGGGAGCTCGCCGCGCTCTGA